A region of Maridesulfovibrio sp. DNA encodes the following proteins:
- a CDS encoding MauE/DoxX family redox-associated membrane protein: MSFRSLSRIFLGLVFIVASLDKIIDPLAFAEIIKNYQLLPEIMIGPVAFFLPWLEFVCGAMLVCGVFIDAAAVILVTMLLVFIAALSANLYRGIDVACGCFSTDASTASNMQMTILRDVVLLMLAGLSLKLRKSDII; the protein is encoded by the coding sequence ATGAGTTTTAGATCACTATCCCGTATTTTTTTGGGACTTGTATTTATAGTCGCCAGTCTGGATAAAATTATCGATCCGCTTGCTTTCGCAGAAATTATTAAAAATTATCAGTTATTGCCTGAAATAATGATCGGTCCTGTTGCTTTTTTTCTGCCGTGGCTGGAATTTGTTTGCGGGGCAATGCTTGTCTGTGGTGTGTTCATTGATGCTGCTGCAGTCATTCTTGTAACCATGCTGCTGGTTTTTATTGCAGCTTTGTCTGCGAATCTTTATCGCGGAATAGACGTAGCTTGTGGTTGTTTTTCAACAGATGCTTCCACTGCCTCCAATATGCAGATGACAATATTACGGGATGTAGTCCTGCTTATGTTGGCCGGGCTGTCTTTGAAGCTCAGGAAGTCGGATATAATTTAA
- a CDS encoding agmatine deiminase family protein gives MKRNKWMCFGLLLFIPCMFGCWNNVSASELRNQDVNEKAVQAADSFVLPGEFEAIESVWLAYPCYDNLAGRPISEVQGAMIKALAPNHYIDLLVQDEDDRAKAEQWVASLEIPEGKVRYHSVPHTDVWVRDMGPIFLSNRKGGLRVADFGFNEWSYSNPTDPDAMEDERVDRLVARDLKLPIVRSSLISEGGDRESNGRGTLLTTEAVELQRNPSMTKEQITDELKRVCNVRNVIWLKQGLADDDLTYYGPLPNGKLPVMTTGGHIDEYARFADPHTILLAEVSEAERDEDKVDAITYERMETNYNILSHAVDQDGQPFTIVRVPIAEPIEVTVTDKDPIYQKLAELEYVKGYTFKKGEPVTIVLAASYMNFLVANDVVLVPTYWKEGRSERMKEKDARVQQIFEKVFPNRRIVRINPENVNAGGGGIHCISQQMPKSR, from the coding sequence ATGAAAAGAAATAAATGGATGTGCTTTGGTCTACTGCTGTTTATTCCCTGCATGTTTGGCTGTTGGAATAACGTGTCGGCGTCAGAGTTGCGGAATCAGGATGTTAATGAAAAGGCTGTACAGGCAGCGGATTCCTTTGTGTTGCCTGGGGAGTTTGAGGCTATTGAATCAGTGTGGCTGGCTTATCCTTGTTACGATAATTTGGCTGGGCGCCCGATATCTGAGGTTCAGGGGGCCATGATCAAGGCATTGGCACCAAATCACTACATTGATCTGCTTGTACAGGATGAGGACGACCGTGCAAAAGCTGAACAATGGGTTGCATCGTTAGAAATACCCGAGGGAAAAGTGCGTTATCATTCCGTCCCGCATACCGATGTTTGGGTTCGGGATATGGGGCCTATTTTTCTTTCCAATAGAAAGGGGGGGCTTCGAGTCGCAGATTTTGGGTTTAATGAATGGAGCTACAGCAACCCCACCGACCCGGACGCGATGGAGGACGAGCGCGTGGACCGTCTGGTTGCGCGTGATTTGAAATTACCCATTGTTCGTTCTTCTTTGATCAGTGAAGGCGGTGATCGCGAGTCGAACGGTCGTGGCACATTGCTCACCACAGAGGCTGTAGAACTGCAGCGTAATCCAAGCATGACAAAGGAACAAATTACCGACGAGCTTAAACGCGTTTGCAATGTTCGAAATGTCATCTGGCTGAAGCAGGGTCTGGCTGATGATGATCTGACGTATTATGGACCGTTGCCAAATGGTAAGCTGCCGGTGATGACTACCGGCGGTCATATTGACGAATACGCACGTTTCGCCGACCCGCATACCATTCTACTTGCCGAGGTTTCGGAGGCCGAACGAGACGAAGATAAAGTTGATGCCATCACCTATGAACGTATGGAAACCAACTATAATATTCTCAGCCATGCTGTGGATCAGGATGGGCAACCATTTACTATTGTACGAGTCCCTATCGCTGAACCTATTGAAGTAACCGTGACCGACAAAGATCCGATTTATCAGAAATTGGCAGAATTGGAGTACGTAAAAGGTTATACATTCAAAAAAGGCGAACCCGTAACCATCGTTTTGGCTGCCAGCTACATGAATTTTTTGGTTGCTAATGATGTTGTTTTGGTCCCGACCTACTGGAAGGAGGGGCGTAGCGAACGTATGAAAGAAAAAGATGCACGGGTGCAGCAAATTTTTGAAAAGGTATTTCCCAATCGCAGAATAGTCCGGATTAATCCTGAAAATGTAAATGCCGGTGGCGGTGGTATTCATTGCATTTCTCAGCAGATGCCGAAAAGCCGCTAA
- a CDS encoding dicarboxylate/amino acid:cation symporter, translated as MLSWYFKTNLLVRIIVGLILGVVVGLIMGPQAEIFSPVGDILVRSLKMIVMPVIISTIIVGAGSVTPSQLGKVGAKCMGIYMLTTAFAVVIGLFYGNLFHPGKGLELAAGSVTLAPIPFNETSFWDVLIMVIPTNPFQAIAEGDVLATIFFCISMGIAISILRHSEDERIKNAGDSLFYLFEGLAEVMYIVIGWVLEYVPIGVFALIAVVFGSQGAGAFGPLGMVVCAIYIAFATHVLVVYGGGLLFFGVNPIVFFRKIKTASIAAFVTRTSSGVLPISMEVADKELGVDKGIYSFSLPLGATVNMDGTAIYQGVCALFIGFAIGEPLTFNQQMTIIGTTVLASLGTAGIPGSGAIMLMIVLNSVGLDVTPGSPAALAYAMIFGIDALLDMGRSCTNVTGDLAVTCAIASSENEINRECWSNISK; from the coding sequence ATGTTATCCTGGTATTTCAAAACCAATTTGCTGGTCCGGATAATAGTCGGACTTATACTTGGTGTCGTGGTCGGGTTGATAATGGGGCCGCAGGCTGAAATTTTCTCCCCGGTGGGGGATATTCTGGTCCGTTCATTGAAAATGATTGTGATGCCGGTGATCATTTCCACAATCATCGTGGGAGCAGGCAGCGTAACCCCCAGTCAGTTGGGAAAGGTCGGTGCGAAATGCATGGGAATTTATATGCTGACAACAGCCTTTGCCGTAGTCATAGGTTTGTTTTATGGTAATCTTTTTCATCCCGGCAAGGGGCTTGAGCTTGCTGCCGGCAGTGTAACCCTCGCCCCTATTCCTTTCAATGAAACCTCCTTCTGGGATGTCCTGATCATGGTCATCCCCACTAATCCTTTTCAGGCCATTGCTGAAGGCGATGTGCTGGCAACCATTTTTTTCTGCATTTCCATGGGAATCGCCATTTCCATCCTGCGCCACAGCGAGGATGAACGTATCAAAAATGCCGGTGATTCCCTCTTTTACCTGTTTGAGGGGCTGGCCGAGGTTATGTACATCGTGATCGGCTGGGTATTGGAATATGTCCCCATCGGCGTGTTCGCCCTCATTGCCGTTGTTTTCGGCTCGCAGGGAGCCGGTGCTTTTGGCCCATTGGGAATGGTTGTATGTGCAATTTATATTGCTTTCGCCACCCATGTTCTTGTGGTCTACGGGGGCGGACTGCTGTTTTTCGGAGTAAACCCTATTGTCTTTTTTCGTAAAATAAAAACTGCCTCCATTGCCGCATTCGTAACCAGAACAAGCAGCGGGGTGCTGCCCATCAGCATGGAAGTTGCTGATAAGGAGCTGGGAGTGGACAAGGGAATTTATTCTTTTTCCCTGCCTCTTGGAGCGACTGTCAATATGGATGGCACTGCAATCTATCAGGGAGTATGCGCGCTTTTTATTGGATTTGCCATTGGTGAACCCCTGACATTCAACCAGCAGATGACCATAATTGGAACTACTGTTCTGGCTTCGCTAGGGACAGCCGGTATTCCCGGATCCGGGGCAATCATGCTTATGATAGTCCTGAATTCCGTGGGATTGGATGTTACGCCCGGCTCACCTGCGGCATTGGCTTACGCCATGATTTTCGGCATTGACGCTCTGCTCGATATGGGCCGCTCCTGCACAAACGTAACCGGTGACCTTGCCGTTACCTGTGCCATTGCCAGTAGTGAGAATGAAATCAATCGTGAATGCTGGAGTAATATCTCAAAGTAG
- a CDS encoding ATP-binding cassette domain-containing protein has product MNALLEMRDIVKEFPGVKALDGVSLTVENAEIHAICGENGAGKSTLMRVLSGVYPQGSFSGEILIQGSHADFRNIRDAEGAGIAIIHQELALIPELSITENIFLGNEVAEKGIIDWPAATSKARKLMDRVGLHENPDTPVKNLGVGKQQLVEIAKALSKDARLLILDEPTAALNEDDSEQLLELLRGLCAKGMTCIMISHKLNEVRAVSDAVTIIRDGRTVETLRPGGAEKDWLDEDRIIRGMVGRALTSRFPERTPDIKDVFFEVRDWTVRKPDVPEVYACKNMDFSVRRGEIIGFAGLMGAGRTELARSIFGHSYGIFERGTILKDGREIAPRTVARAIAEGMAYISEDRKSLGLNLLDDIKTSIVSAALQRIVHMGCLDLKQELSVAESYRSSLDIKSAGVDVNVATLSGGNQQKVVLGKWLFTDPDLLILDEPTRGIDVGAKYEIYKLIFQLAEEGRGVIVISSELPELLGLADRIYTIREGEISGVLDKAEADQEKLMRLMTTFTEKEMRSGK; this is encoded by the coding sequence ATGAACGCATTACTTGAGATGCGTGATATTGTTAAGGAATTCCCAGGAGTAAAGGCTCTTGACGGGGTTTCGCTAACAGTTGAAAACGCTGAGATACACGCAATCTGCGGAGAGAACGGAGCAGGCAAATCAACGTTAATGCGCGTCCTGTCCGGGGTTTATCCGCAGGGATCGTTTTCCGGGGAAATCCTTATTCAGGGCAGCCATGCCGATTTCAGGAATATCCGTGACGCTGAAGGGGCCGGTATCGCCATCATACATCAGGAACTGGCCCTGATTCCGGAGCTGTCCATTACCGAAAACATTTTTCTCGGCAATGAGGTCGCGGAAAAAGGAATTATCGATTGGCCGGCAGCCACTTCCAAAGCCCGCAAGTTGATGGACAGGGTCGGGCTGCACGAAAATCCGGATACCCCGGTCAAGAATCTCGGGGTGGGCAAGCAGCAACTGGTGGAGATAGCCAAGGCCCTAAGTAAGGATGCCAGACTACTCATTCTTGATGAGCCGACAGCGGCTTTGAATGAAGATGATTCAGAGCAGTTGCTGGAACTGTTGCGCGGCCTTTGCGCAAAGGGAATGACCTGCATTATGATCAGCCATAAATTGAATGAGGTTCGGGCTGTTTCCGATGCAGTTACCATCATCAGGGATGGGCGGACCGTTGAAACCCTGCGTCCCGGGGGGGCTGAAAAGGATTGGCTTGATGAAGACAGGATCATTCGCGGCATGGTCGGAAGGGCTCTGACATCCCGCTTCCCGGAACGAACGCCGGATATAAAAGATGTATTTTTTGAGGTCAGGGACTGGACTGTGCGTAAACCGGATGTCCCTGAAGTATACGCCTGCAAGAATATGGATTTTTCTGTCAGACGCGGGGAGATAATCGGGTTCGCAGGGCTCATGGGGGCCGGGCGCACAGAACTTGCCCGTTCCATATTCGGTCATTCCTATGGAATCTTTGAGCGGGGGACAATTCTCAAGGACGGCAGGGAGATCGCGCCGCGCACGGTTGCAAGGGCTATTGCCGAGGGGATGGCCTATATCTCGGAAGACCGAAAAAGTCTGGGACTTAACCTGCTGGACGACATCAAGACTTCCATCGTTTCCGCCGCGTTGCAGCGCATAGTGCACATGGGCTGCCTTGACTTGAAGCAGGAGTTGTCCGTAGCCGAAAGCTACCGCAGTTCACTGGATATCAAGTCAGCAGGGGTGGATGTCAACGTTGCCACACTTTCCGGAGGAAACCAGCAGAAGGTTGTTCTCGGCAAATGGCTGTTTACCGATCCTGATCTGCTCATCCTTGACGAACCGACCAGAGGCATCGATGTCGGTGCGAAATACGAAATCTATAAACTCATTTTTCAACTGGCGGAAGAAGGCAGGGGTGTGATTGTCATCTCCTCGGAGCTTCCTGAACTGCTGGGGCTGGCGGACCGGATATACACAATCAGGGAAGGTGAGATCAGCGGAGTTTTGGACAAGGCCGAAGCCGATCAGGAAAAACTGATGCGGCTGATGACCACTTTCACGGAAAAGGAGATGCGCAGTGGAAAATAG
- a CDS encoding substrate-binding domain-containing protein, which produces MENSKSLFTGNIRQFGMLFALVALTVFFQVKTDGLVLTSANMLNLLNGNAYILVLAIGMALVIIAGHIDLSVGSVAALTGVMTAIALRDWGFSPVQGVMFCLVMGAAIGAWQGFWVAYVGIPAFVVTLGGMMLFRGANQLIGQSNTIPVPADIQFLGAGYLPSIGPDTGFNNLTLMLGAAAILWLVASTLISRRAAIRFGGSSAAPGLDMLRIAGLSAVILFATYLFASGRPGTSFPFPGLILLCLTLSYSFITKRTVFGRHIYAVGGALHAAELSGVNSKRIVFLVMVNMSVLASLAGLMFIGRATASGPFDGMNWELDAISAVFIGGAAVSGGVGTVIGSVVGGLVMAVLNNGLQLMGVGADLTQVVKGLVLLLAVAFDVYNKTQGKPSLLGLIFRSHGASGGAGARKPAFARPAVVAITVAVIAGLGIAGAGLFGSGKDFTDNAAVSLAKGDFVGVAMPQKTSENWVLAEKEFKKALTDAGLRYDVQFANSGVAEQQNQILTMVAKGAKYIVIGAIDGAQIGSQVKEAKEAGAKVIAYDRMIKNSADVDYYVAYDNFQIGVLQGQALLEGLKKLKGTPPWTVELIAGSPDDSNSLIFFKGAMSVLKPLIDDGSLIIKSGQTKFSQASTQGWKAENAQRRMDTILAGTYRNGNLDGVLAPNDTMARAAITSVRAAGKDLPVVTGLDSEVESVKSIMRGEQYATIKNDSKNLVRATVSMVDALSRGESPEITDTTNYNNGVKIVPALLLKPQVVTLDNVHEAFKDDPVLKDVVK; this is translated from the coding sequence GTGGAAAATAGCAAGAGTCTTTTTACGGGCAACATCAGACAGTTCGGAATGTTGTTCGCACTTGTGGCCCTGACGGTCTTTTTTCAAGTCAAAACAGACGGACTGGTCCTGACTTCCGCAAACATGCTCAACCTGCTTAACGGAAATGCATATATCCTTGTGCTGGCCATCGGTATGGCACTGGTTATTATTGCCGGACATATAGATCTTTCCGTAGGTTCCGTAGCCGCCCTGACCGGGGTAATGACGGCCATTGCCTTGCGGGACTGGGGATTTTCCCCGGTGCAGGGGGTGATGTTTTGTCTGGTCATGGGAGCAGCTATCGGCGCGTGGCAGGGATTCTGGGTGGCTTATGTGGGCATCCCGGCTTTTGTGGTTACCCTGGGTGGTATGATGCTTTTCAGGGGGGCCAACCAGCTTATCGGACAATCAAATACCATACCGGTTCCCGCTGATATTCAATTTCTGGGTGCGGGATATCTTCCATCCATAGGTCCGGATACCGGTTTTAACAACCTGACCCTGATGCTGGGGGCTGCGGCAATACTCTGGCTTGTTGCAAGTACACTGATATCCCGGCGTGCCGCCATCCGTTTCGGTGGTTCTTCTGCTGCTCCGGGGCTGGATATGCTTCGGATCGCAGGTTTAAGTGCGGTAATCCTTTTCGCCACCTATCTTTTCGCCAGCGGACGTCCCGGTACTTCCTTTCCCTTTCCTGGCCTGATCCTGCTCTGCCTGACCCTGAGCTACAGTTTTATTACCAAACGTACTGTCTTCGGTCGCCACATCTATGCCGTGGGCGGGGCATTGCATGCGGCGGAGCTTTCAGGGGTCAATTCCAAACGAATTGTTTTTCTGGTCATGGTTAATATGTCGGTCCTTGCATCGCTTGCCGGGCTGATGTTTATTGGCCGGGCAACAGCCTCTGGTCCTTTTGACGGAATGAACTGGGAGCTTGATGCCATATCCGCCGTATTTATCGGCGGGGCGGCGGTAAGCGGCGGAGTAGGCACGGTTATCGGTTCGGTTGTTGGCGGATTGGTCATGGCCGTGCTTAATAACGGATTACAGCTCATGGGCGTGGGGGCTGACCTGACTCAGGTGGTCAAAGGTCTTGTTCTGCTTTTGGCCGTAGCTTTTGATGTCTACAACAAGACGCAGGGTAAACCTTCTCTGCTGGGGTTGATCTTTCGGTCACATGGCGCAAGTGGCGGAGCAGGGGCGCGTAAACCGGCCTTTGCAAGACCGGCGGTGGTTGCGATTACGGTAGCAGTGATTGCCGGATTGGGGATAGCCGGTGCCGGGCTGTTTGGTAGCGGGAAGGATTTTACTGATAATGCCGCAGTTTCTCTTGCAAAGGGAGATTTTGTAGGTGTGGCCATGCCTCAGAAAACTTCTGAAAACTGGGTGCTGGCTGAGAAGGAATTCAAAAAAGCCCTTACCGATGCCGGACTTCGTTATGATGTGCAGTTCGCAAATTCAGGTGTGGCTGAGCAGCAGAACCAGATTCTTACTATGGTCGCCAAGGGTGCTAAATATATTGTCATCGGAGCTATTGATGGGGCGCAGATAGGCTCTCAGGTTAAGGAAGCAAAAGAGGCCGGAGCTAAGGTCATCGCTTATGACCGCATGATCAAGAATTCCGCTGATGTGGATTACTACGTGGCTTACGACAATTTCCAGATAGGGGTCCTGCAGGGGCAGGCATTGCTGGAGGGATTGAAAAAATTGAAAGGCACGCCTCCATGGACGGTGGAGTTGATCGCAGGTTCCCCGGATGATTCCAACAGCCTGATATTTTTTAAGGGAGCGATGAGTGTCCTCAAGCCTCTGATTGATGATGGCTCCCTGATCATAAAATCAGGTCAGACTAAATTTTCTCAGGCCTCGACCCAAGGCTGGAAGGCGGAAAATGCCCAGCGGCGTATGGATACCATTCTCGCTGGTACATACCGGAATGGTAATCTTGACGGAGTGCTGGCACCCAATGATACCATGGCCCGGGCCGCCATCACCTCGGTCAGGGCGGCGGGCAAGGATCTACCGGTGGTGACAGGCCTTGATTCAGAGGTTGAATCCGTAAAATCCATCATGCGTGGAGAGCAATATGCAACTATAAAAAATGATAGCAAGAATTTGGTCCGTGCTACAGTTTCCATGGTGGACGCGCTCAGCCGAGGTGAAAGTCCCGAAATAACCGACACTACAAATTACAATAACGGTGTGAAGATTGTACCGGCCCTGCTGCTGAAGCCTCAGGTCGTGACTCTGGATAATGTGCATGAAGCATTTAAGGATGATCCCGTTCTGAAGGATGTTGTTAAATAA
- a CDS encoding L-serine ammonia-lyase, iron-sulfur-dependent, subunit alpha gives MPNKQDTIKKVLNILNEEIVPAQGCTEPIAIALVAAKAKEVLEEQPEHVKIFVSGNIIKNVKSVVVPNSGGMIGIETAAAMGIVAGDCKKDLMVISSVTEHDMENVREYLKKVSFEIVHENTPVKLYVRVEAFAGDKSALVEVQYLHTNLTKVVKNGQIILDRGFSPENFNTTQEDRSILSVQLIYQLAKDIDLDLIRPLFEQVIELNTTIADEGLQNTYGVNIGSSIVKNIEQGIYGDDIRNRCASYAAAGSDARMSGCPLPVMTTSGSGNQGMTASLPVIMYARMKVISDEELIRALFLSHLCTVHIKTQVGRLSAYCGAMCAAAGVSGAITFLLGEDYTTVTHAIINTLGNISGVICDGAKPSCAMKIATGIYAAFDSATLASYHKDLHGGDGIVGSDVEATIRNIGELASCGMKQTDDVILKIMTS, from the coding sequence ATGCCGAATAAACAGGATACCATCAAAAAAGTATTAAATATTCTGAATGAGGAAATAGTTCCAGCGCAGGGGTGTACAGAGCCAATTGCCATTGCTCTGGTTGCCGCCAAGGCCAAAGAGGTTCTGGAAGAACAACCTGAACACGTAAAAATCTTTGTTTCCGGGAACATAATAAAGAATGTAAAAAGCGTTGTTGTGCCTAACAGCGGAGGAATGATCGGTATTGAGACTGCGGCAGCCATGGGCATTGTTGCCGGGGACTGCAAAAAAGATTTGATGGTCATCAGTTCGGTCACCGAACATGACATGGAAAATGTCAGGGAATACCTTAAAAAGGTATCATTTGAAATCGTCCATGAAAATACTCCGGTTAAACTTTACGTACGGGTTGAAGCTTTTGCCGGAGACAAAAGTGCTCTCGTGGAAGTGCAGTACCTGCACACCAACCTCACCAAGGTGGTCAAAAACGGACAAATTATTCTTGACCGTGGATTCAGCCCGGAAAATTTCAATACAACCCAGGAAGACCGATCCATCCTATCGGTTCAGCTGATTTACCAGCTAGCCAAAGACATAGATTTAGATCTGATCCGACCGCTGTTCGAACAGGTAATAGAACTCAACACCACTATTGCGGATGAGGGGCTGCAAAATACTTACGGAGTGAACATCGGCAGCAGTATCGTTAAAAATATCGAACAGGGAATTTACGGAGACGATATCCGGAACCGCTGTGCCAGTTACGCTGCCGCAGGAAGTGACGCAAGGATGAGCGGCTGTCCTCTTCCGGTAATGACCACCAGCGGCAGCGGCAATCAGGGCATGACCGCCTCACTGCCCGTGATCATGTATGCTCGGATGAAAGTAATATCCGATGAAGAATTGATCAGAGCCCTTTTTCTGTCCCATCTTTGCACAGTACACATTAAGACTCAGGTAGGTCGCCTGTCCGCTTATTGTGGTGCCATGTGTGCTGCAGCCGGTGTCAGCGGGGCAATTACTTTCCTGCTCGGCGAAGATTATACTACCGTGACCCACGCCATTATAAACACTCTGGGAAACATTTCCGGTGTGATCTGCGACGGCGCAAAACCTTCCTGTGCCATGAAAATCGCCACCGGCATTTACGCAGCCTTCGATTCCGCCACTCTGGCCTCCTACCACAAGGATCTTCATGGAGGTGATGGAATTGTAGGCAGCGATGTGGAAGCCACAATCCGCAACATAGGAGAGCTGGCCAGTTGCGGAATGAAGCAGACCGATGACGTTATACTGAAAATTATGACTTCTTAA
- a CDS encoding proline dehydrogenase family protein — translation MKRFFFRTIALVCCIQFLIGSEAPLLWAGQPERTDSSPSKFFLHAETITVQKLDTIEKQLQAYLDSDESSLSDRLRNNLIDLSMWGPMAGCSQWFLETLGDSGTARNIFFFAMPLVKWMSEPFIFPVETEGADSRKEVNTVFNLISRLKKDGMESSLDNVGDASLSPQDARDYRNYYLKLIEQFVRDKNIPELAVSLKFSALVHNQESAVDMADPQKAAAKRKEIKSALVALLEAAKQSPKKLFLRIDMEEYVFKDMTLEIFREVVEENPSLIRNHDGSLRLGVVIQAYLRDSAKDVVALAKWAQMKGFRVPIRLVKGAYLVHEREEAQEEGRKSPVWNFKPSTDANYEGLCTYMLLNRDVIQPAFATHNIRSIAHVMGLAETLGISSKDIELQMLYGMGDPIKKAIVAMGYSMREYIPAGSLARGLKYAGRRFQELANSDNALARTMRGDFTSVDGTAPEFKGEEDIKDGEFIRQVVQEALVQLSKYIQKT, via the coding sequence ATGAAACGTTTTTTCTTCCGGACTATTGCACTTGTTTGTTGTATTCAATTTTTAATAGGTTCAGAGGCTCCTCTCTTATGGGCCGGACAACCTGAGCGGACTGATAGCAGCCCTTCAAAGTTTTTTCTGCATGCCGAAACTATTACTGTACAAAAGCTGGATACCATTGAGAAACAACTTCAGGCGTATCTGGACAGTGACGAGAGTTCTCTTTCAGACCGATTGCGAAATAACCTGATCGACCTAAGCATGTGGGGGCCAATGGCGGGATGTAGTCAGTGGTTTCTTGAAACCCTTGGTGATAGCGGGACTGCTCGCAATATTTTTTTCTTTGCCATGCCGCTTGTAAAATGGATGAGTGAACCGTTCATTTTTCCGGTGGAAACAGAAGGCGCTGATTCCCGAAAAGAAGTGAATACGGTCTTCAACCTGATTTCCCGCCTGAAAAAGGACGGAATGGAATCCAGTCTGGACAACGTGGGCGACGCCTCTCTTTCACCGCAGGATGCACGGGATTACCGCAACTACTATCTCAAACTCATAGAGCAATTTGTCCGCGATAAAAATATCCCGGAACTGGCCGTGTCCCTCAAATTTTCCGCATTGGTCCATAATCAGGAAAGTGCAGTGGATATGGCCGATCCCCAAAAAGCAGCAGCTAAAAGAAAAGAAATCAAATCCGCACTGGTTGCCTTGCTTGAAGCGGCAAAACAATCCCCCAAAAAGTTATTTCTCCGTATCGACATGGAGGAATATGTCTTCAAGGACATGACCTTGGAAATATTCAGGGAAGTTGTTGAGGAAAATCCGTCCCTGATCCGTAACCATGACGGCAGCTTGCGTCTGGGTGTCGTTATTCAGGCTTATCTGCGCGACTCCGCAAAAGATGTGGTAGCTCTCGCCAAGTGGGCGCAGATGAAGGGCTTCCGGGTTCCGATCAGGTTGGTCAAGGGAGCCTACCTTGTCCATGAACGGGAAGAAGCTCAGGAAGAAGGCCGGAAAAGCCCGGTCTGGAATTTCAAGCCATCAACAGATGCTAATTACGAAGGATTATGCACATACATGCTGCTCAATCGGGATGTCATTCAGCCCGCATTTGCTACACACAATATTAGAAGCATCGCTCATGTAATGGGCCTTGCCGAAACTCTGGGGATTTCTTCAAAGGATATCGAGCTGCAAATGCTCTACGGCATGGGGGATCCGATCAAGAAAGCAATTGTTGCTATGGGATATTCCATGCGCGAGTATATCCCGGCAGGGTCACTGGCGAGAGGATTGAAATACGCAGGCCGTAGATTCCAGGAACTTGCCAACAGCGACAATGCACTGGCTCGGACTATGCGAGGTGATTTTACGTCAGTAGACGGAACGGCTCCGGAGTTTAAAGGCGAAGAGGATATTAAGGATGGTGAATTCATAAGGCAAGTAGTGCAGGAAGCTCTGGTGCAACTGTCAAAATACATCCAAAAGACTTAG
- a CDS encoding 4'-phosphopantetheinyl transferase superfamily protein, which produces MNNRPNRLIETALEFGCDLSTLFQPAEGVDIIVVRLPEDRCRLIKHGHILSPQERSRAGKYKFARHREEYTARRVLLRLWLAGELSEPPQEIRIGYTSHGKLFLGQQKSNPPLTDFNMSHSSNSLTLAIHRTGRIGIDIEYERTQPDIITMLKTICTPEEFRFLKSLSLSEMKSAFYQLWTAKEAYLKAIGVGLSQNPNSVNLQWDIHGDTPQIEEKSLPGWNFTSGFYSGLHLCVCWENDLMQENINY; this is translated from the coding sequence ATGAATAATCGCCCTAATCGGCTGATCGAAACGGCTCTTGAATTCGGATGCGACCTGTCGACATTATTTCAACCGGCTGAAGGGGTGGACATTATTGTGGTGCGCTTACCCGAAGATCGATGCCGACTGATCAAGCATGGACATATCTTGTCCCCTCAAGAACGTTCACGGGCGGGGAAATACAAGTTTGCCCGGCATCGAGAAGAATATACTGCGCGTAGGGTCCTGCTTCGTCTATGGCTTGCGGGAGAACTTTCTGAACCTCCTCAAGAAATTCGTATCGGATACACTTCACATGGAAAACTGTTTTTAGGTCAACAAAAAAGCAACCCACCTTTGACCGACTTTAATATGTCGCACAGTTCCAACAGCCTTACTTTAGCTATCCATCGCACAGGGAGGATCGGGATTGATATTGAATACGAACGAACGCAGCCGGACATTATCACCATGCTGAAAACCATCTGTACCCCGGAAGAATTCAGATTTTTAAAATCGCTATCACTTTCGGAAATGAAGTCTGCCTTTTACCAACTCTGGACGGCCAAAGAAGCTTATCTAAAGGCCATCGGTGTCGGGTTGTCGCAAAATCCAAATTCCGTAAATTTACAATGGGATATTCACGGGGATACCCCTCAAATTGAAGAAAAATCACTTCCGGGTTGGAACTTCACTTCTGGTTTTTATTCCGGGCTTCATCTGTGCGTTTGTTGGGAAAACGATCTCATGCAGGAGAATATAAACTACTGA